The Buchnera aphidicola (Cinara pseudotaxifoliae) genomic interval AGAAATTTCCATAGAAATTAATCCCGACATAGATAAAACAAAAAAAATATTAGAGTATTACTATGCTGGTATTAATAGATTTTCTTTAGGAATTCAAACATTTAATAAATCTTTATTAAAAAAAATAAATAGAAAATATGAAAAAAAAAAAATAATGAAATTAATTGATTCCACTAAACATTTATCTCATAGAAATTTAAACATAGATTTAATGTACGGTCTTCCCGAACAAACGATTCAAAACGCTTTAGACGACTTATACCAAGCCATTCTTATAAAACCTGAACACATATCGTGGTATCAGCTTAACATCGAACCAAATACTAAATTTTACACACAAAATATATCACTACCATCACTTCATAACGTTAAGATTATGGAAATAAAAGGAAAGAAATTACTTAAAAAGTATGGATATATACAATACGAAATATCTTCTTATGCAAAAAAAATTAAATATCAATGCAAACATAATCTTAACTATTGGAATTTTGGTGATTACATTGGTGTTGGATGCGGAGCACACGGAAAAATAACTCAATTTAACCAAAAAATCATTCGAACTGTAAAAACTAAAAATGATATTGTATATATGGTCGGAAATTATCTTAAAGAAAAATATATTGTTCCAAAAAAAGATATTCCATTGGAATTTTTTCTAAATAAATTTAGACTCTTAAAACCTATCCTATATCAAGATTTCGAAAATAAAACTGATATCAAAATAATTAAAATTAAAAAAAAAATAATTTTTGCAAAAAAAAAAGGATTTCTTAAAGAGAATAAAAGTTCGTGGATAATTACGCCAAAAGGAAGAAGTCAATTAAATTCTTTATTATCAATATTCTTAGAATAATTTATATATTACTTAATAATTCTTAACTTTGTAATTTATATTTATAATCAAAAATACTATTATTTAATAATCTAGCTCTTTTTTCAAATTTTGTCTGCAAATACATGCTAAAAAAAGGAAATATAATGTTATTCTCTGATAAAAATTTAAAATTAGAATTATTTGACATTAAAGAAAATATTTTAGTAGAATAAAGTAAACAATCTGTAACAATATGCACAAATCCATTAAAAACAATTTTTTTTTCTATTAATGTAATAAAAAAATCATTGATTAATCTTCTTTTATGATGTTTATTTTTAAACCA includes:
- the hemW gene encoding radical SAM family heme chaperone HemW, with amino-acid sequence MHKNKKHILPSISLYIHIPWCIKKCPYCDFHSYPQSKKISEKKYIKHVLCDLKNDKKIISKRSIQSIFIGGGTPSLLKSSSISYLLSEVKKLMSVSKNLEISIEINPDIDKTKKILEYYYAGINRFSLGIQTFNKSLLKKINRKYEKKKIMKLIDSTKHLSHRNLNIDLMYGLPEQTIQNALDDLYQAILIKPEHISWYQLNIEPNTKFYTQNISLPSLHNVKIMEIKGKKLLKKYGYIQYEISSYAKKIKYQCKHNLNYWNFGDYIGVGCGAHGKITQFNQKIIRTVKTKNDIVYMVGNYLKEKYIVPKKDIPLEFFLNKFRLLKPILYQDFENKTDIKIIKIKKKIIFAKKKGFLKENKSSWIITPKGRSQLNSLLSIFLE